A window of the Bacteroidota bacterium genome harbors these coding sequences:
- the murI gene encoding glutamate racemase, with the protein MKNRPAPIGVFDSGIGGLTVVKHLIDALPNENIVYFGDTARVPYGSKSNDTVIEYSIQNAAFLMEFGVKAIVVACNTASSVAIESLRNKFDVPVIGMIEPGSKYGLGYTSNNKIGVIGTRATINNNAYSRKIKELSPNVEVFETACPLFVPFAEEGWVDHPATQAVAAEYLAPLKTAGIDTLILGCTHYPILREVIQREVGPEIKLVDSGIAASYSVVKELTERDILNNSNSQGSHIYYVSDVPTTFQFVASLFLGKEITNIHKVETDYISSLFSIKK; encoded by the coding sequence ATGAAAAACAGACCGGCTCCAATTGGCGTTTTCGATTCAGGTATTGGTGGACTTACCGTTGTAAAGCACCTCATCGATGCCCTCCCAAATGAAAATATCGTTTACTTTGGCGATACCGCAAGGGTCCCCTATGGCTCCAAGTCAAACGATACAGTCATTGAATACTCAATTCAGAATGCAGCATTTTTAATGGAGTTCGGTGTAAAAGCCATTGTGGTTGCCTGCAACACAGCTTCTTCCGTTGCCATAGAAAGCCTGAGAAACAAATTTGATGTTCCCGTAATCGGAATGATTGAGCCCGGTTCAAAGTATGGTCTCGGCTACACTTCCAACAATAAAATCGGTGTCATTGGTACCCGCGCCACGATTAACAACAATGCCTACTCCCGGAAGATTAAAGAACTCAGCCCGAATGTTGAGGTATTCGAGACAGCCTGTCCCCTTTTTGTCCCGTTTGCAGAGGAAGGTTGGGTTGATCATCCGGCAACACAGGCTGTGGCTGCTGAATATCTTGCACCACTTAAAACTGCAGGAATTGACACACTCATTCTCGGTTGCACCCATTACCCCATACTACGCGAGGTTATTCAACGGGAGGTGGGACCCGAAATAAAACTTGTTGATTCCGGTATTGCGGCTTCCTACTCGGTGGTGAAAGAACTCACCGAACGGGATATTCTCAACAATTCAAATTCACAGGGTTCACATATTTATTATGTAAGTGATGTGCCAACCACTTTTCAGTTTGTCGCATCCCTCTTCCTCGGAAAGGAGATAACAAACATCCATAAAGTGGAGACCGACTACATTTCCTCCCTCTTTTCGATTAAAAAATAA
- the glnD gene encoding [protein-PII] uridylyltransferase: MDSGDPAKYNLKDLIKNFFSGDEVIKNGLGCSYRFSLEVENLIRRVAGHQDFSFAVVSGGSLSRRELAPYSDIDITIISSDSKKDSEQISAFVTLMWDSGLEISHTVRELDDISKYSTTDLHVFTSLLETSFICGNSPVYQSWLSTLEEIFTPELKQNLFKEFVEDMTNRYNKHGLSSKMIEPNVKLSNGGLRDFQLLQWIYIFSHARTFGQTEGLSQSELFINTIFEEKPFPVNEIARLIKSYKFLITVRNILHLSAGRKADRLDFEAQITVADAMGFGGGYKELMKEYYNATGIVNRFLKSFIKRYRKILFPLPSSSLAIRLDDDFYILGDTLYSSDEGYLNTDQIMKAFYLKADQAALFDEKLRSQIVNSLDNTTIERTPQATNYFKKILQQKDNVGATLASMHELGVLGALIPEFVDLSGFIQHGVYHSYTADEHTIIAIMNVEKVQHEKSVLGRLFNTIARRDILYLAILFHDIAKPINLEGHHLLGAEIADSFMQSLGYREKEIEMVKFLVKNHLLMAHTAFRRDLNSPETLNRFVSNISSAEELDMLYLLTYSDLSAVNSALWTSWKNDLLNELYRKSSEMIKEELPAEELLYQSTFPAAEKILEHSSNISHAHVKSHIDSFEDLAYANYFSEEEMARHIEEIVSGSPISVMFKQAGNFTNVTVITFDAESLLAKLCGVFLINDVNIHDAKIFTRKDRIIIDSFNVSDFRTGSNVDELKFSKIEADFVKMEKGMLQLSTELKKHKSKWWRLESKFFKKQGKVSIRFEESKKYTIIDIHSPDRIGFLFKVTSKLHDLGLNIYFAKILTMGSDIVDSFYVLDSRKKKVSRNFYPVITEELKNCIEEIL; this comes from the coding sequence ATGGATTCCGGAGACCCTGCAAAGTATAATCTTAAAGACCTGATTAAAAATTTCTTTTCGGGCGATGAAGTTATTAAAAACGGACTGGGCTGTTCCTACCGTTTCAGCCTTGAAGTTGAGAATCTCATTCGTCGTGTTGCAGGTCATCAGGATTTTAGTTTTGCTGTGGTTTCCGGAGGTTCCCTCTCAAGAAGAGAACTTGCACCCTACTCTGATATCGATATCACCATAATTTCCTCTGATTCCAAAAAGGATTCGGAACAAATTTCCGCATTTGTCACTCTTATGTGGGATTCGGGTCTCGAGATATCGCATACCGTAAGAGAACTTGATGACATCAGCAAATATTCCACAACAGATCTGCATGTCTTCACATCCCTTCTCGAAACTTCCTTTATTTGCGGAAACAGTCCTGTATATCAGAGCTGGTTGTCGACCCTGGAAGAGATTTTTACTCCCGAATTAAAGCAAAATCTCTTTAAGGAATTTGTGGAAGATATGACCAACCGTTACAACAAGCATGGTCTCTCGAGCAAAATGATTGAACCGAATGTGAAACTTTCCAACGGTGGATTAAGGGATTTCCAGCTTCTTCAATGGATTTATATCTTCTCCCATGCCAGAACTTTCGGACAAACAGAGGGATTGTCGCAGTCTGAACTCTTTATCAATACAATCTTTGAGGAGAAACCTTTTCCGGTCAATGAGATTGCCCGGTTAATAAAAAGTTACAAATTTCTGATTACAGTCAGAAATATCCTCCACCTCTCCGCTGGAAGGAAAGCCGACAGACTCGATTTTGAAGCACAGATAACAGTGGCAGATGCAATGGGATTTGGTGGCGGTTACAAGGAGCTGATGAAGGAATATTACAATGCCACAGGTATTGTAAACAGATTTTTGAAATCATTTATAAAACGGTACCGAAAAATCCTCTTCCCTCTTCCCTCTTCTTCCCTTGCAATCAGACTCGATGACGATTTTTATATTTTAGGCGATACTCTTTATTCTTCCGATGAGGGTTATCTTAATACTGATCAGATAATGAAAGCGTTTTACCTCAAGGCGGATCAGGCAGCTCTCTTCGATGAAAAATTGAGGTCGCAAATTGTAAACAGCCTCGACAACACTACCATCGAACGCACTCCCCAGGCAACAAACTATTTTAAGAAAATCCTGCAGCAAAAAGACAATGTCGGTGCAACTCTCGCTTCAATGCACGAACTCGGAGTGCTTGGTGCCCTGATCCCCGAATTTGTTGATCTGTCAGGATTTATCCAGCATGGCGTGTATCACAGTTACACAGCCGATGAGCACACTATTATCGCTATAATGAATGTCGAGAAAGTACAGCACGAAAAATCGGTTCTGGGAAGACTCTTTAATACAATCGCTAGAAGAGATATTTTGTATCTGGCGATTTTATTTCACGATATTGCCAAACCAATTAACCTTGAGGGGCATCATCTGCTGGGAGCTGAAATAGCAGACTCCTTTATGCAAAGCCTCGGTTACAGGGAAAAAGAGATTGAAATGGTGAAGTTCCTGGTCAAAAATCATCTTTTAATGGCACATACCGCTTTCAGAAGAGACCTGAACTCCCCTGAGACGCTTAACCGGTTTGTATCAAATATAAGTTCTGCTGAAGAGCTTGACATGCTCTACCTCCTCACTTATTCAGACCTTTCTGCCGTCAACAGTGCCCTTTGGACATCCTGGAAAAACGACCTGCTTAATGAACTCTACCGTAAATCGTCGGAAATGATCAAAGAGGAACTTCCCGCCGAAGAACTTCTCTATCAGTCAACTTTTCCCGCTGCAGAGAAAATACTTGAACACTCATCAAATATTTCTCACGCACATGTGAAATCGCATATCGATTCGTTTGAAGACCTTGCTTATGCCAATTACTTTTCGGAAGAGGAAATGGCACGACATATCGAGGAGATTGTCTCAGGCTCACCAATTTCTGTTATGTTTAAGCAGGCTGGGAACTTCACCAATGTAACAGTAATAACTTTCGATGCGGAATCACTCCTGGCAAAACTTTGCGGTGTCTTTCTGATCAATGATGTAAATATTCACGATGCAAAGATTTTCACAAGGAAAGACCGAATAATCATCGACAGTTTTAATGTATCTGATTTCAGAACCGGTTCCAATGTGGATGAGCTTAAATTTTCCAAAATTGAAGCTGACTTTGTAAAGATGGAAAAAGGAATGCTCCAGCTTTCCACAGAACTGAAAAAACACAAATCGAAATGGTGGCGACTCGAAAGCAAGTTCTTCAAGAAACAAGGGAAAGTTTCCATCAGGTTTGAAGAATCAAAAAAATATACGATTATTGATATCCATTCCCCAGACAGGATCGGTTTCCTCTTTAAAGTTACCTCAAAACTGCATGATTTGGGTCTAAACATCTACTTTGCCAAAATCCTTACCATGGGAAGCGACATTGTGGATTCATTCTATGTACTCGATTCCCGCAAGAAAAAAGTCTCGCGCAATTTTTATCCCGTAATCACCGAAGAGCTTAAAAATTGTATTGAAGAGATTCTCTGA
- the queF gene encoding preQ(1) synthase encodes MDEKVKILEIFENSNSHRNYRIIHTAHEFTSVCPKTGHPDFATMQFEYIPEKWCVELKSLKLYLQSFRNDGIFYENVTNRIADDLIGVLQPRYFKLTANFSVRGGVSSVVEVEHKAEDFKG; translated from the coding sequence GTGGACGAAAAAGTCAAAATACTCGAAATTTTTGAAAACAGTAATTCTCACAGAAACTACAGAATTATCCATACCGCTCATGAATTTACATCTGTGTGTCCAAAAACGGGACATCCCGATTTTGCAACCATGCAGTTTGAATATATTCCTGAAAAATGGTGCGTGGAATTGAAATCTTTAAAACTTTACCTCCAGTCGTTCAGAAACGACGGCATTTTCTATGAGAATGTGACCAACAGAATAGCTGATGACCTGATTGGTGTACTTCAGCCAAGATACTTCAAACTTACTGCCAATTTTTCGGTGAGAGGTGGAGTTTCATCCGTTGTAGAAGTTGAGCATAAAGCGGAAGACTTCAAGGGATAA
- a CDS encoding aldehyde dehydrogenase family protein: MNIDKDLLSIQEARELSRRAKEAQMEFKHFSQDQVDRIVKAMADAGYAAAEKLAKMACEESGFGKWQDKVIKNQFATKNVWESIKDFKSCGVIESLHGGKVLKIAEPMGVVAALVPSTNPTSTAMFKAIISLKCRNGIVASPHPRTVNCTAEALAIVAQAAEKEGAPKGLIQCLRTPTIEGTEALMKDKNIAVILATGSTPMVKAAYSSGTPAYGVGAGNVPAFIEKSANVKKAVLDIVYGTTFDNGTLCSSEQAMIVDRSIKETAIAEAKSAGCYFVNGEEKKKLGAAILKGGRINPEIVGKPAPWIANYAGFTVPENIKVLVAECDKVGKEEPLSYEKLSPILAFYTVDGWLEGCHKCIDLLHFGGVGHTMVIHSNDREIIMKFALEKPAFRILCNTVSSIGAVGYTTALLPSLTLGPGTWGGSIVSENVSAKHLMNIKHLAFEVNPVNHGNSLSGMGDNITRSQSYLQEIEERLRARAGNPVINQNNAVKETPKKEAKNPESSGEKVLTAAEVQKIIDEFKF, encoded by the coding sequence ATGAATATTGATAAAGACCTGCTCTCGATACAAGAGGCAAGAGAGCTTTCGAGGAGAGCCAAAGAGGCTCAAATGGAATTCAAGCATTTCTCACAGGATCAGGTTGATCGCATTGTAAAGGCGATGGCTGACGCAGGTTATGCTGCTGCTGAGAAACTCGCAAAAATGGCTTGTGAAGAGAGTGGATTTGGAAAGTGGCAGGACAAGGTAATAAAGAATCAGTTTGCCACCAAAAATGTATGGGAATCGATAAAAGACTTTAAAAGTTGTGGTGTAATCGAGAGTTTACACGGCGGCAAAGTACTAAAAATAGCAGAACCGATGGGAGTTGTTGCCGCACTGGTTCCTTCCACTAATCCGACTTCGACAGCAATGTTTAAGGCTATTATTTCCCTTAAATGCAGAAACGGCATAGTTGCCTCGCCTCATCCAAGAACAGTGAACTGTACTGCTGAAGCCCTCGCAATTGTTGCCCAGGCGGCTGAGAAGGAAGGTGCTCCGAAAGGATTGATTCAGTGCCTCCGGACACCTACAATCGAGGGGACCGAAGCCCTGATGAAAGATAAAAACATAGCTGTGATACTCGCCACCGGAAGCACTCCAATGGTTAAGGCAGCCTACAGTTCGGGGACTCCTGCATACGGCGTGGGAGCGGGCAATGTCCCTGCATTCATTGAGAAAAGTGCCAATGTAAAAAAAGCGGTTCTCGATATTGTTTATGGAACCACTTTTGACAATGGGACACTATGTTCTTCCGAACAGGCGATGATAGTGGACAGGTCAATCAAAGAAACAGCAATTGCAGAGGCGAAATCCGCCGGTTGCTACTTTGTTAATGGGGAAGAGAAAAAGAAACTTGGGGCTGCAATTCTTAAAGGTGGCAGAATAAATCCGGAAATAGTGGGAAAACCTGCTCCATGGATTGCCAACTATGCGGGATTTACTGTTCCGGAGAATATCAAAGTTCTTGTTGCTGAATGTGACAAGGTAGGGAAGGAAGAGCCCCTTTCATACGAAAAATTGTCTCCGATACTTGCTTTTTATACGGTTGACGGCTGGCTTGAAGGCTGTCATAAATGCATAGACCTCCTGCATTTCGGCGGGGTGGGGCATACAATGGTAATTCATTCGAACGACCGTGAGATTATAATGAAATTTGCTTTGGAGAAGCCTGCTTTCAGAATTCTATGCAATACTGTTTCCTCCATAGGGGCGGTTGGTTATACAACAGCACTTCTTCCATCCCTGACTTTGGGACCCGGAACATGGGGTGGCTCGATTGTTTCCGAGAATGTCAGCGCCAAACACCTTATGAACATAAAACATCTGGCATTTGAGGTGAATCCGGTAAATCACGGAAATTCTCTTTCGGGAATGGGTGATAATATTACCCGTTCGCAAAGCTATCTTCAGGAAATTGAGGAAAGACTGAGAGCAAGAGCGGGTAACCCGGTGATAAACCAGAATAATGCTGTGAAAGAAACTCCGAAAAAAGAAGCTAAAAACCCGGAGAGTTCGGGAGAGAAAGTGCTGACGGCGGCAGAAGTGCAAAAAATAATCGACGAGTTCAAGTTTTAG
- a CDS encoding CehA/McbA family metallohydrolase, whose translation MFVYSGSLHIHSKFSDGSGEVREIANLANESGLDFIILTDHNTLRAKDEGYEGFYGKTLLIVGCEINDKENKNHYLAFGVDKTFSTRMPAAQYVKAVNDAGGIGFLAHPHEKRDSMEQHPPYPWTDWEISDFTGIEIWNHMSEWMENLTEQNKYNSFVHPLRTIERPAEETLEVWDRLNLQRKVTAIGGIDAHAHRVNLLGFFEVEVFPYKVLYRSIRTYVILTERMYPTDDPAVQNHYQKLIFEALKEGRSFVANYYHGDATGFRFVASAGGQNYNMGDTVPHGEKINLRVLVPAQLAVMKLVHNGRIIDETTGSDIEFVVYEKGVYRVEVYHEGRGWIFSNHIRVGI comes from the coding sequence ATGTTTGTTTATTCAGGATCCCTGCATATACATTCAAAATTTTCAGACGGTTCGGGCGAAGTTCGTGAAATAGCGAACCTCGCCAATGAATCGGGGCTCGACTTCATTATCCTTACAGATCACAACACTCTTAGAGCGAAAGATGAGGGGTACGAGGGATTTTACGGTAAGACACTTCTTATTGTGGGGTGCGAAATAAATGATAAAGAGAATAAGAATCACTACCTAGCCTTTGGAGTGGACAAGACCTTTTCAACAAGAATGCCGGCTGCGCAGTATGTAAAAGCTGTCAATGATGCCGGGGGAATCGGCTTTTTGGCACATCCGCACGAAAAACGGGACTCGATGGAGCAACACCCGCCTTATCCATGGACTGACTGGGAAATTTCAGATTTCACCGGAATAGAGATATGGAACCACATGTCGGAATGGATGGAAAACCTCACCGAGCAGAACAAATACAATTCTTTTGTACATCCACTCAGAACAATAGAGCGACCAGCCGAAGAAACTCTTGAGGTCTGGGACAGACTGAATCTGCAGCGGAAAGTAACAGCAATTGGAGGAATTGATGCCCATGCCCACCGGGTGAACCTGCTCGGATTTTTTGAAGTGGAGGTCTTCCCCTACAAAGTCCTTTACAGATCGATCAGAACCTATGTAATCCTTACTGAACGGATGTATCCCACTGATGACCCTGCTGTTCAGAACCATTATCAAAAGCTGATATTTGAGGCATTAAAAGAGGGAAGAAGTTTCGTTGCGAATTACTATCACGGGGATGCCACGGGGTTCAGGTTTGTTGCATCTGCGGGGGGGCAAAATTACAATATGGGTGATACGGTTCCACATGGCGAAAAAATCAATCTGCGGGTACTTGTACCTGCCCAGCTCGCCGTGATGAAACTTGTTCACAACGGCAGGATTATCGACGAGACTACGGGCAGTGATATCGAGTTCGTTGTATATGAAAAAGGGGTTTACAGGGTCGAAGTTTATCATGAGGGGAGAGGATGGATATTTTCAAACCATATTCGTGTAGGAATTTAA
- the bshB1 gene encoding bacillithiol biosynthesis deacetylase BshB1 — protein sequence MKIDAIVFAAHPDDAELSMGGTIAKLASHGMKVGIIDCTRGELGTRGSAEIRQHEAIQAGIVLKAEFRDNFNIPDGEIQVNRENLLKFIHAIRKYKPKVIFAPYFNDRHPDHIAVSQLAKQAYFYSGVGKIHTFENEHMQPSYRPSALYYYMQTYEFEPSFIVDISGYFDTKMKSVKAFSSQFFDPKNKEPETFISKQGFLDFIESRSKLYGFRIGKDYGEAFYSEEAIELDLVHKLKH from the coding sequence ATGAAGATTGATGCCATAGTTTTTGCTGCACATCCGGATGATGCCGAACTCTCGATGGGTGGTACCATCGCCAAACTTGCATCACACGGGATGAAGGTTGGAATAATTGACTGTACGAGGGGTGAGCTGGGAACCCGCGGTTCTGCCGAGATAAGACAACACGAAGCCATTCAGGCAGGAATTGTTTTGAAAGCTGAATTTAGAGACAATTTTAACATTCCTGATGGTGAGATACAGGTGAATCGCGAAAATCTGCTGAAGTTTATTCATGCGATCAGAAAATACAAGCCTAAAGTTATTTTTGCGCCATACTTTAATGACAGGCATCCTGATCATATCGCAGTGAGTCAGCTCGCAAAACAGGCATATTTCTATTCAGGTGTTGGGAAAATCCACACATTCGAAAATGAACATATGCAACCATCTTACAGACCTTCGGCTCTCTATTATTACATGCAGACTTATGAGTTTGAGCCTTCGTTTATAGTTGACATTTCAGGATACTTTGATACAAAGATGAAATCTGTAAAGGCGTTCTCGAGTCAGTTTTTTGACCCCAAAAACAAAGAGCCTGAGACATTTATCAGCAAACAAGGTTTTCTCGACTTCATTGAATCAAGATCAAAATTGTATGGATTCAGAATCGGGAAAGATTACGGCGAGGCTTTTTATTCAGAAGAGGCAATCGAACTTGATCTTGTGCATAAACTGAAACATTGA
- a CDS encoding cupin domain-containing protein encodes MNRNKEYWIGKLHLNPHPEGGFFGETYRSDEEIEKSALPERYGGNRSFSTQIYFMLVSGNFSAFHKVNSDETWHFYDGSPVLLHCLHPGKGVITTTLGLEDGAEPQFTITRGVWFAAEVADGGDFSLVGCSVAPGFDFNDFQLAEKDILYSQFPLEIVKRLCR; translated from the coding sequence TTGAACCGCAACAAAGAATACTGGATCGGGAAACTTCATCTGAACCCACATCCGGAAGGAGGTTTCTTTGGTGAAACATACCGTTCAGACGAGGAAATTGAAAAATCTGCCCTTCCCGAAAGGTATGGTGGCAACAGATCATTTTCCACTCAGATATATTTTATGCTCGTGTCCGGGAATTTCTCCGCATTCCATAAGGTAAATTCAGACGAGACATGGCATTTCTACGACGGTTCTCCCGTGCTGTTGCACTGCCTCCATCCGGGAAAAGGAGTGATAACAACAACACTCGGACTTGAAGATGGTGCAGAACCACAGTTTACCATAACTCGAGGTGTCTGGTTTGCAGCAGAAGTGGCAGATGGCGGTGACTTTTCTTTGGTGGGTTGCTCGGTAGCGCCTGGATTCGATTTTAATGATTTCCAACTCGCCGAAAAAGATATCCTCTATTCGCAGTTCCCTCTTGAAATCGTAAAGAGACTTTGCAGATAG